TGCGGAGCCGAGCACAAGGATGCCGAGAACGCTGCCGCCGAGGGAGAGGGGCAGAACGGCGAATATCCAGATGCGGAAACGGGTTTTGGGGGCTGAGGCCCAGATGTGGGGGAGCGAAAGCATGGTTGCGATTTCGTGGCCCGAGGTGAGGAGGAGGGCGAGGGGGATGGCGAGGAAATAGGCGAGGATGACGAGGAAAGCTGGGTGGGGATGTTAGTTTTGCATCGGCTTGCGTGTGGGATGAGTGTATGTTTATGAGATGggaggagatgaagaatcaaaaacaaataaacagaAAACATACCATGCGCCACAATCAAAATCGTCAACCGAgtaatcccaatcccattcaCCGTAATCAGCTGCGTCGCCGGATTGACCAAAAACTCATTCCCCTGACTCTCAATCGTAAACGTCGCATTGGGTAACATGACTGTATTCCCCCCCGTGGAGGGAATACTCCCGCTCGCTTTCAGGCCTTGGAAAATCTGGACAAAGCCGCCGACGCCCTGACATGTAAGTGTATCGACACCCTTTTGCAACAGTACATCGAGAGAGGTGACGTTGACGCCGCTGAGAAGCCCGGTGGTGATATCGGAGACGTTGAGTTGCGTGGTATCGTCGACTCTCTTGTGAAGGTTGAGTTTGGGGAATGAAGATGTTGGGGGTGCGGATTTACGGATTACAGAGGAAGATCTGTAGGAGCGGGCTCGGATAGCTGGGGTGGAGAGATTATTTGCAGGTGTTTCtgtggaggagagagatgcGGGGGTGGTGGAGTTGTTTCCAAGAGTGCTTGGTGTTAGTGAGCCGTTGGAAGATAAAGACATGCTCATTCCCAACATTTGCGCAATTAACGTCACACCCTGACCACCCAATCCCTGACCAAAAGATGTTGCGACTCCGCCCGTCGTATCATTGAAGTTATCCGATTTGAAGATCGGTACCGCGGCTTGCATCATCACATCAGATGAATTGGCTCCATTAAGAATCGCCTGGAAACCTCCCATATTCGCTACACTTTGACCAGCACCATCGACTAGACCTCTCGCGAGACCCTCGGCTGCCTTCGAAACAGACACACCTTTTAGAGCCGACATCATTCctccagaagaagaatttgacCCTCCACCAAGAAGTGCAGCTGCTTTCGCTTGAAGACGCGAAACGGTACCATTGGCAAGGAAATTACTAGTAAGACCATATGAGAAATCTCTCGCAACCATTGCTACATCCCCACCCATTGGACTTTGTGCCGTGGAAGGATCCTGCAAGCCCAGACCCACCGCAGCGCCCTGACCAATACCACTACCAGCTCCTTGCGCTGCTGGGCCCAGCATAGCAGAGATATTAGTCATAGACATGGCACTCATAAGTTTCGATTGCAACGACGAGAGCGTTCCATTCGCGAGGAAGCTAGTCGTGAGTTGGTATGCAAAATTATGAGCGACTTCTGGCGCGGCAGCATCAGCTCCAGTACCAGGAGCAACAGCCGCATTCGAAAGCCCTAGACCTTGCGCTGCACCGGCACCCAATCCAGATCCAGCTCCCACGAGAGTAGGTCCAACCATACTGGTAAGATTGGATCCGGACATGGCTTGTGAAGTTAATTTCTTGACATCTACGGCGCCAAGAAAGGAACTTGAAAGTGATTTGGTGAATCCATATGCGATTGCATTAACGTCAAGACCCGAGCCTGTGGTATTAGTTCCTGCAGCTGCAGCGGCAGCTCTCTTGAGCTTCATTCTCATAGTAGTAGCCGAATTCATTGGTAAATCAAGACCTTCTGCAGCACCTTCTCCCAACCCTATAACAATGTTAGCATGATCCTACCCAAGGTGTTTAATATTCCGGACTAAAATCCACAgattaaaatctttaaaataatGAATCCTTTCACATAGTGGAATAGCTTTAATCATTATGCTAATCCagaatgatgaatatgaacaACTGAAAATGTCATTTCCAGcatctcaaaatcaagatcaaaatctcaaactAGACCGCAGTCTAGACCATTGTAGCTACCGATTCAACCGtataatgaaaaagaataaacatACCTTTTCCAGCATTAACAACCGCAGATTGCAGCATTCCACTTGGCAAACCCGTCATCAATTTCGACATATCGATATTCGAGAAGAGGGACTGAGTAAGACCATTTCCAAGATTACCAGCAATCAAAGGAATGCCCGTCCCATTCGGCGCAACGACAGCTGATTTGTTGAGACCCAATCCACTGGCAGTTCCTCCTCCGAGACCCGTGCCGAGAGCTGCAGAAGCGGCTCCTGCACCAGTGAGGAAACTGGATGTGTCTAAAGATCCCGTGAGAGCATTTGATGTTCTGTCATACTAATTAGTAAAATGGATTCTGATGAAATTTGGTAGATAGATTCTGTTTAAAGAATACTTACCCGAATCCTAGATTTGCCGCGATAGCATTGACGCCTGATGGCTTTTCAGCAGTGGTCTGTTTAACTCCATTGTTAATCTTGAGACCAGTGGTAGCACCTCGTCCAACACCATCACCGAGGTACCCTGCCGGCGTGGCCAAAGAATCAGCAGTAACATCAAGAAGTTTCCCACCGAGCGTCTCGAAAATTCCCGTGAGGCCACCTCCTCCCGAAGCCGCTTTCGCTCCACCAGCACCCGCTGCCCCGCCAGCTCCTCCTGCCGCGCCGCCTGTTAATATTGAAGCAAACCCATCAAAAAGCCCTCGAGATTTCAAACTGTTCCCGCTCTGGGCTTGATGTGTATCCAGAGCTAACTTATGCAAATCATTGCTAAGAGCTTGTAAAGAGGTAAGATGATGCTGTGCGCTTACTGCACCCAGAATATCTGCGGCAGCCTTGAGTACTGATGCAATATCCTCTCCTCCTTGCAACTGTTCAATATCTGCAGTTTCGAGAGAAGCAATGCTGGAAGAAAACTGTGAAGCAGAGTGATTATCGGTATGAAGATATGACCTAACATGGTATACTCCCCATGGTAATAGAGACAAAGTATTAAGGAATAGTAATAAGGAAgcaaaaattacaaaaagattTCGCGTCCAGACGCGTTGCTGTGGTATATGATCAACATTCCCCATGATTAAATAAATGCAATAAAGATCAAGTCACCATGACTTTccgaagaaagaataaaaagcaGAAGGGAAAATAGTTTCCAGAACGGGTGAAAAGGCGAGGATACAAAACCGTGTATTAGAGGGTTATCCAGGTGAAAAGGTCTGTGTGTTAGTGGCAAGTGATTCACTAGATATTCTCGATGTGCACGTCAAAGTTGGCATCACTCTGCTCTTGGGCAGTTGTACACGAGTTACTGAACTCTAATTGGAAACAGATGAATGGGCTGCAGTGATGTGCAAAGCAATcattgtaatataattgtCTTGACTAGAAATGCTGTGACTAGAGCTTGGATGAGGGCTGAAACAAAGATTGTTCAAGGACCAAGGGGGTAAGGGGAACTATATGACATAGAACTCAAATTATGACAGGTTAgctaaaaaaaattgaatgaacAAAATCATCTCATTGGCATGACTATGTATCGAGTTGGTTTCTGCTAAACATTGGGTAAGGGGCAATATTCGTCAGTGTCGCCCAGAATATGTAGATGAGATCTGCCTTTAGAATACTGATCGATTCTTGCTGCGTTCCCACAAGTTTATAAATTGACGGAAACAGACTTCTATTCCGACCACTCATATCAGATATTTCAGCTATTGAAGTTGTTCCAATGCACTCCAGTCATTAACATGTACCCCATCGATTGCCGATCACAACTTGACACAAGTCGAACATTCTCTTCACAGGCATCGATTCCGTTAATAGTGTCAAAGTTGTATAAAGTTACGACAACATGTAATTGTTTCCTCCATGCGAATGTACTATgtacatttttctttcaattattgCTTGCAACGTCCCCAGAAGGCTCTCACAACAATGAAAACACAACGAACAAAGCTTGAAATTTAATACGGGAATTGATAGACTCTTTCTTATTAGGTGTCTAACAATAACTTGTTTCGATTTATGGAGAAGTACGTGCCCTGGCACGGTTGGATCATGAATCATAATTCGCTTCACCATTTGTTTCATTCGGGTAGCTAGGTGCACCGCGTTTGGTGACATCTGAAATTTTTGATGCAGGGATTGTTTTCAGAAGCTATTTGAATGCGGGATACGGGTAGTCGTGTCTACCGTTGTCCGAGACGGCGATAAGATGTTTTGTGGGCCAGAGGAAAAACAAATGTCGGCATTTgcaattttcatttccatgaGTGTGTACGTGCTTGCTTGAAAGTGCGAGCAAGAATTCCGAAGTCCTTACTAGCCGAAGATTTTGCATCGACCCTTATTAGGTGTAAAACATACAGTGGCTGAGGggaataatttgatattacaaCGTCTTTCTGTTCTTACATGCTCCCCATTTCTAATGTCATTGACCATAATAAAATTGTAAGGATAGGGTATTGCGTAGATCGATTTGAAAATCTTTGAAGCTTCTCAAATTGTTTAAGAGCCAGTGAAATAATCTTGAAATGAACCCCACATCTCTGGATTTTGGGGTCCATCGCTACAAACTGTTCCTAAACCAAATATGAATTCGTTCCAGTGCGGATTTGTATAGCCGTCCGGAATAGGTAGTGGGGATGCCATATTCGTGTCTGAGGGGGTAGAACCCATGGGCATGGGAAGATCGAAGCCCATTCCCCCGTAAATATTCTGCCCCATTGGGTCAACCTGTCCAATTGTAGAAGATTGACAGTAGTTATTGTTCTCCGACATGATCGGGGAGCATCCAGCAGCTAGATTGAGAGCTGGGCTGTATGTATTAGGGTTGCGAATTGCCGTTGGAGTTGTTGATGCTTGAGATTCACTGAGACCTCTTTCTCGCCTTCTTGctgctcttgctcttttcATTAAATTCCTGACTGGTCGCCAAATCATCCCATCTTTTGTATCTGCAACGAATTCACTCCATTTATTGTAGTGAAACTCAATGCCCTCCCAAGCTTGATCGGCAAGAGGGCCAGTTGGTTCCGCACAAAGCTCAGCTAAAGCAACCGCAATTACATGCCACGGCACATAACTTTGAAAGAACCAGAACCATCCCTTTGAAGGTTCATATTGCCATATTTCTTCCGCCAAATTTAGGAATGCCATAGCTGTACGCAAGGATTGTCCTCGAGGAAGCACTCGATTTGTAGATTTCCTTCGTTGAAGTGGATATTGTGTCACCAGCCATAACTTGAGCGATAATAGTCGTGATATCCGACAATACCACCACAATCTTGGATCATTGGGATCAGAACCTGCGAGATAGGTAGAATCGATTTTGTCAGTAAATCCTTTGATCATCTGCTCTTTTTGTTCTGTGGTCAAGACCGGCGCGTCTAGGCGCGTAGGTACAAAATTCATCCTCAATCCGATCCCGCTGACTGTCATTGTAATGCAAGCAAAGGTCATACTGGTGATCCCTATCCGATCGACCGGTAGACTTTTTGAGTTTATCATCATATCCTCGTCGTTTATGTTGGCAGGCATCTTTGTATCGAAAGAGCCATCAGTGATCATGGTTTCTGTACCCCGATCTTCGGAAGCTCTTGTATCAAGTACAATCAATGTCCACCACACTCTCCTTCGCATTTCCAAATCGAAAGGTTGCTGGCTGCCATCTCTGTGGAGCCCGATGCCACGGGCAAGGCGGACTGCAAGACCGATAAATGCCCATATAGATCGACTTCGATCATGAGTGCGCATAGCTGCCTGTGAAAGTAcataaacatcatcatcatcatcatcataaaaCCATCATCCAAGATGCTTAGAGAGAAACACTTACGATATACGTTATTAAAGCTTGTAAAGTAACAATTTCAACACTATTAAGAAAATCTGATTCTTGAAGAGCAATCTCAGTCGCAGTTTTGTACCGTGTTActaaaatatttctttcttcatttaaaaGCTCAAGGCACTCTTCATTTGTCATGCTCGTCACAGCAGCCAGGTACATAGCAAACACGCTAGCCTCGAgacttttgaatttgtgcCGGCCAGTATTCTCATCGAGTAACTCAGAATTTGGGTTTGTGAAAAGGTACGTTGTTGGCTTGTGCATAGTGACGACCATCGGATGtacatttttgaaataaatatcgaataaaaCTTTGGTATGGTCGtgggatggatatggaattATGACATTCGAGGAAGTGACCCTGGAATCAAAGACAAACTGTGAAGGAGAGTCATACTTGGATGCTGGCGAAGTTGCAGTGGACCCagaattttcatcttcatcgtcactGGGGCTCTCGATGAGCTGtttcaatccatcaatttcttcactTAGTCTTGTCCAAAATCCATCATGAGTGTAAATCGAGTCGTTCTCTTGGCGTTTAATAAAATCAGCAAATTGATGAGCCATACGACCTGGTACTATTCCAAACTCATGATGGTCTGGAGACGTGAAAGAACGATGAGGTCGCGGTCCTGATGATGGCGGATTTGACCGAACCTCGTATTCTACCTGACCATCCTCCCCAAGGAGTTTTGAGGCATCAATTCTGCTCACCAAACTTTCGAGATGAGAGATTCTTTTTAATAGCTCAGAATCACGAGACTTTGGATTGCTTTGTCTCGGTCTTGGGTTCCGAACACGTGTAGGGAAAATACATTCCGTGCCAGATGCCTGATTATATGTTATTCCAAGAC
The Botrytis cinerea B05.10 chromosome 5, complete sequence DNA segment above includes these coding regions:
- the Bcmrr1 gene encoding Bcmrr1, whose translation is MNPNSPVVSTASSTNAQPPPPAAPAPAPASASASAPKVLSCTNCRRRKIRCNKTTNPCIPCQASGTECIFPTRVRNPRPRQSNPKSRDSELLKRISHLESLVSRIDASKLLGEDGQVEYEVRSNPPSSGPRPHRSFTSPDHHEFGIVPGRMAHQFADFIKRQENDSIYTHDGFWTRLSEEIDGLKQLIESPSDDEDENSGSTATSPASKYDSPSQFVFDSRVTSSNVIIPYPSHDHTKVLFDIYFKNVHPMVVTMHKPTTYLFTNPNSELLDENTGRHKFKSLEASVFAMYLAAVTSMTNEECLELLNEERNILVTRYKTATEIALQESDFLNSVEIVTLQALITYIAAMRTHDRSRSIWAFIGLAVRLARGIGLHRDGSQQPFDLEMRRRVWWTLIVLDTRASEDRGTETMITDGSFDTKMPANINDEDMMINSKSLPVDRIGITSMTFACITMTVSGIGLRMNFVPTRLDAPVLTTEQKEQMIKGFTDKIDSTYLAGSDPNDPRLWWYCRISRLLSLKLWLVTQYPLQRRKSTNRVLPRGQSLRTAMAFLNLAEEIWQYEPSKGWFWFFQSYVPWHVIAVALAELCAEPTGPLADQAWEGIEFHYNKWSEFVADTKDGMIWRPVRNLMKRARAARRRERGLSESQASTTPTAIRNPNTYSPALNLAAGCSPIMSENNNYCQSSTIGQVDPMGQNIYGGMGFDLPMPMGSTPSDTNMASPLPIPDGYTNPHWNEFIFGLGTVCSDGPQNPEMWGSFQDYFTGS